The nucleotide sequence CGCGACCAACACGGTGGTGCGGGAGCCGGCCATCAGGAGGCTCAGGATGTCGCGGCCAGAACCGTCGGTGCCGAGGAGGTGGGGCCAGCCGGGGAGGGCCCAGCGGTTCGCGATATCGACCTTCTGGGGGTCGAACGGCGTCCAGAACCGGGAGACGATCGCGGTGAGGACGACGACCGCGACCACGATCAACCCGAAGCGTCCGGTGGACAGCGCCCACAGCCGCCCCAGCCACGCCCACCGCGACCGACGCCGCGGTGCGGGCGGCGCCGCGGGCGCAGCATCCGTCCCGTGCACGCTCCCTGAGCTCGTCGACGGGCTCATGGTGCCTCCCGCTGCCGGGGGTCGATGACGCGGTGCACGAGGTCGACCACGAACCCGACGATGAGCACGAAACCGGTCAGGGCCAGGAGTTCGCCCTGCACCTTCGGCAGGTCGCGGGCGGCGACGTCGGCGACGAGCATGCGGCCGATGCCGGGGAGGGAGAACAGTTGCTCGATCACGACGGCGCCCACGATGATGCCCGCGACCTGCAGGCCGAGCACCGTGATCACCGACAGGCCGACCACGGGCAGGCCGTGGCGGATCAGCGCCTGGTCGCGGGTGAGTCCCTTCGCGGCGGCGGTGCGCACGAAGTCCTGGCCGACGGCCTGCAGGGTCGCGCTGCGCACGAACCGCAGCAGCATGGCGCCCTCGACGATGCCGATCGTGAGGGCGGGGAGGATGAGCGAGCGCAGTGCCGCCCACGGATCGCTCCAGCCCGACCGCGGGAAGCCCTGCGCGGGCAGCCAGCCGAGCCACACCGCGAAGACCACGACGAGCATCATGCCCGCCCACACCACGGGCACCGCGGCGAGAGTCTGCGCGCCGACGCTGAGTCCCGTGCCCGCGGCGCGCCCGCGCCGCATCGCCGAGAGCACACCGAGCGGCACACTGATCACGACGGCGACGGTCAGCGACAGGATGCCGAGGGGCACGGTCACCTCCGCCTTCTCGGCGAGTTCGTCCACGACGCTCGTGCCCGTCAGCAGCGATGTGCCGAGGTCGCCGCGGAACAGCCCGCCGATCCAGGTGAGGTACTGCTCCGGGAGCGGGCGGCCCAGGCCCAGCCGCTCCCGGATGGCGTCCTGCTGCTCGGGGGTGGATCCCACACCGGCGATGAGGTGCGCGATGTCACCGGGGAGTACCCGGAGGGTGACGAAGATCAGCACGCTGGCGACGAGAAGCCCGAGCAGGAGCAGGGCGAATCGGGTCAGCGTGTACCGGATCACCCGTTGCTCTGGGCGATCTCGGCTGCGTTCAGCCGCTCGTTCACGTTGATGGTGGGCATGCCCACGACGTTGCGGCCGATCGCGACGACGGAGGCTCCGTTGTACAGCCAGTCGGCCGCCGCATCCTCCGAGACGATGCGGGCCGCCTTCTCGAGCAGATCTGCGGCCTCGGACTCGTCGGTGGCCGCCAGCGACTGGGCGTACAGCTCCTGCACCTCGGCGTTGTCGTAGGTGAAGTAGTAGTCCGGGTTCGCCCAGTTCTCGAAGTCGCGGGCCTCCGTGTGCAGCACGAAGCTCAGGTCGTAGTCGTGGTTCGTGTAGACGTCGGTGAGCCACGTGGTGAAGTCGACCGAGTCGACCTCGAGCGTGATGCCGACCTCGTCGAGGTCGGAGACCAGGATCTGCGGGATCGTCGTCGAGTAGAAGTTGGGGATCGTCAGCGTGAGCTCGAGGTCGTCCTCGTAGCCCGCCTCCGTGAGGAGCTCCTTCGCGGCCTCGGGGTCGTATGGTGCGACGTCCGACAGCTCTTCGTAGCCGGGATCGAGCTCGGGGATCGGCCCGTACTGGGTCTGGCCCGACGCCAGCGCCTCGATGATGGCGTCGTGGTCGATCGCCTGGCGGATCGCCTGGCGCACGCGCTTGTCGGCGAGAGGGCCGGAGGTCTGGTTGAACGCGAGCGTGCCCTTGTCGGTGGACCTGCCGAGCACGAGCGCGAAGTCGCCGTCCTGCTCGACCTGCTCCTTCAGGTTCGCGTCGAACCCGGTCACCACGTCGACCTCACCTGCGAGCGCCGCGTTGAGCGCGGCCTGGTTGTCGGGGATGTAATCGAAGACGATCTCGGCCGCGCCGGAGGCCTCGCCCCAGTAGGCGTCATTGCGCTCGAAGGTGATGCTGTCACCCTGGCGCCACTGGGTCAGCACGAATGGACCTGTGCCGTTGGTCTTGGTCTTGTAGTCGACGGTGTCGCCCTCCTTGAGGACGATGCCGGCGCGGCCCGTGAGGTTCCACAGCAGGCTCGAGTCCGGCTCGCTGAGAGTCAGTGTGATGTCCTGCCCCTCCGCGGTGATCGAGGTGACGTTCGCCAGCCGCGCCGAGTCCCGCCACTGCGGGCTGTCCCGCCGCGTGGTGAGCGACCACACCACGTCCTGGGGGGTCAGTTCCTGCCCGTCGTGGAACGTCACACCCTCGCGCAGCGTGAACGTGTAGGTGACGCCGTCGGGCGAGACCGTCCAGTCGCTCGCGAGCGCGGGGACGATGTCCTGCTCGGGCGTGCGGGCGACGAGGCCCTGGTAGATGTTGTCGACGAGGATCTGGTCCAGCGCCGACCCCGCGGTCTCGCGGATGTCGAGGTTGCTGGGCTCGAGCACCAGCCGGATCGCGACAGAAGCGTCCGGATCGGGCTCGCCGGGCGTCGTCGGCGCGGAGCTCCCGCCGCCACCGCTGCAGGCGCTGAGGACGAGCAGACCGGCGGCCAGCAGCGACGCTGCGGCGAGAGCGGTGCGACGGAGCATGAATGTCCTTTCGGGATGCGTCCCGCGTACTGGGCGAGGCGCCGGCCGCCCAGGGGGGTCGGGGCTGCCGGTGGGTATCAGCCTAGGGATTCCGCGGCGGCGTTCGGCAACCCGCTACCCGGAACGCAACAGAAGCGTTAATGCTTCCCCACCGGCGCCGCAGCGGTCACGCAACGGCGGCCATGGCGCGCAGCCGTGCCCCCAGCTCGAGTGGGATCTCCTCCTGCACGTTGTGCCCCGACGCGACGACGTCGACGGATGCTGCGGGCACACGTCGCGCGAATTCCGCGGCGTCCTCCTCCGTGACGTAGCCGCGCTCGCCGCGCAGGAGCACAGTCGGGGCGGTGACGGCGGCGAGGTCCTCCCAGCCGGACTCGCCGAGCACCGAGGAGACCGCGTCCTGCTGCGCGGCCGCGCTCGCGGCGGCCGCGGGCGATGCCGATGCCGCGTTCGCCAGGCGCGCGAAGTGGTGCTTCCACTCGACGCGGCCGTCGGAGCGGATGCGGGAGTTGAAGAAGACGCCGCGTTCGGCCTTGCGGCGCGTGCCGCCGCCGAGCCCGAAGGCGAGTGCACGGTCGACGAGGTCGTCGCGCGTCGCCCAGGTCGCCGGGCCCGCGAAGAAGTCGCGGATCTGCCGCGCTCCGGCGTTCGGATCCAAGCCCGGTGTGATGTCGATCACGACGAGCTCGCGCACCAGGTCGGGTCGCGATGCCGCGACGGCGGCGGCGGTCAGCCCGCCCAGCGACTGCCCGACGAGCAGTTGCGGGGCGTCCGTCCAGGCGTCGATCCCCGCGGCGACGTCGGGTGCGAGGACGCGCGCGACGTACGCGGCGTCGTCGCGCCAGGACGAATCCCCGTGGCCGGGGAGGTCGATCGCGAGCGCGGGAAGTCCGAGCGCCAGGACAGTGGTGTCCCACGTGTGGGCATTGAGCCCCGCGCCGTGGAGGAACGTCACCACGGGCGCGGCATCGGGGGAGTCCGCCGGGGTGTAGCGCAGCGCGCTCAGGCTGCGCCCGTCGGCGAGCGCGAGCGACAGCCGCTCGCCGCGGGGGACGGATGCCTCGATGCCGGCCTCCGCGGCCTGCTCGGGAAGGAACGAGAATTCGTCGATGGGGCCGCTCACCCGCTCATCATGCCCCACCCCGACGACGCCCGGCCCCGCGCGCGCGTGCC is from Microbacterium sp. LWH3-1.2 and encodes:
- a CDS encoding ABC transporter permease, which translates into the protein MIRYTLTRFALLLLGLLVASVLIFVTLRVLPGDIAHLIAGVGSTPEQQDAIRERLGLGRPLPEQYLTWIGGLFRGDLGTSLLTGTSVVDELAEKAEVTVPLGILSLTVAVVISVPLGVLSAMRRGRAAGTGLSVGAQTLAAVPVVWAGMMLVVVFAVWLGWLPAQGFPRSGWSDPWAALRSLILPALTIGIVEGAMLLRFVRSATLQAVGQDFVRTAAAKGLTRDQALIRHGLPVVGLSVITVLGLQVAGIIVGAVVIEQLFSLPGIGRMLVADVAARDLPKVQGELLALTGFVLIVGFVVDLVHRVIDPRQREAP
- a CDS encoding ABC transporter substrate-binding protein — encoded protein: MLRRTALAAASLLAAGLLVLSACSGGGGSSAPTTPGEPDPDASVAIRLVLEPSNLDIRETAGSALDQILVDNIYQGLVARTPEQDIVPALASDWTVSPDGVTYTFTLREGVTFHDGQELTPQDVVWSLTTRRDSPQWRDSARLANVTSITAEGQDITLTLSEPDSSLLWNLTGRAGIVLKEGDTVDYKTKTNGTGPFVLTQWRQGDSITFERNDAYWGEASGAAEIVFDYIPDNQAALNAALAGEVDVVTGFDANLKEQVEQDGDFALVLGRSTDKGTLAFNQTSGPLADKRVRQAIRQAIDHDAIIEALASGQTQYGPIPELDPGYEELSDVAPYDPEAAKELLTEAGYEDDLELTLTIPNFYSTTIPQILVSDLDEVGITLEVDSVDFTTWLTDVYTNHDYDLSFVLHTEARDFENWANPDYYFTYDNAEVQELYAQSLAATDESEAADLLEKAARIVSEDAAADWLYNGASVVAIGRNVVGMPTINVNERLNAAEIAQSNG
- a CDS encoding alpha/beta fold hydrolase, with the translated sequence MSGPIDEFSFLPEQAAEAGIEASVPRGERLSLALADGRSLSALRYTPADSPDAAPVVTFLHGAGLNAHTWDTTVLALGLPALAIDLPGHGDSSWRDDAAYVARVLAPDVAAGIDAWTDAPQLLVGQSLGGLTAAAVAASRPDLVRELVVIDITPGLDPNAGARQIRDFFAGPATWATRDDLVDRALAFGLGGGTRRKAERGVFFNSRIRSDGRVEWKHHFARLANAASASPAAAASAAAQQDAVSSVLGESGWEDLAAVTAPTVLLRGERGYVTEEDAAEFARRVPAASVDVVASGHNVQEEIPLELGARLRAMAAVA